A window from Garra rufa chromosome 14, GarRuf1.0, whole genome shotgun sequence encodes these proteins:
- the gmnc gene encoding geminin coiled-coil domain-containing protein 1 has product MLSCQDLSFAGGQRYDYSASTSADGSVDVSTATLVSLWDAGPLDNAARQHEPPRRDSLPVSEHGLGHRPTWSDQLSPQLQRNKQLQDTLMQREEELARLQEENNKLKEFLNSSYVKSLEEKTKKLLSNCKVPDGSRHRKRTHGEFRNLSQLLHSGEGKRTCRNLSLEFCSAEELASTPPIDSWILETLGLQDENTVNPERSFNTPSFNCPLPTEDPYSTTNVDNALSFSPNAETRCEYSSIIDSPSNCSLDTSSGYSTSQSLGSDYSTLDPSALYTVTSTGSLVSSPPAMTTAQHFTPPRAASTPYRPQEVSPGPYYSTPGCGSSSPPGGESQVFSTPCMSRSRTDLAFSMSLSPQNSVKTHSFPQGQAFTRRDAQGGWNFTWVPKQCS; this is encoded by the exons ATGCTGTCCTGCCAAGATCTGAGCTTTGCAGGAGGACAGCGCTACGACTACTCCGCCTCGACGTCAGCTGACGGTAGTGTTGACGTTTCCACAGCAACTCTCGTCTCCCTCTGGGACGCCGGTCCCCTGGACAACGCTGCCCGCCAGCACGAGCCGCCGCGGCGGG ATTCACTGCCTGTGTCTGAGCATGGATTGGGACATCGGCCCACCTGGTCTGACCAACTGTCACCTCAACTCCAACGAAACAAACAG CTCCAAGACACCCTAATGCAAAGAGAAGAAGAACTGGCCAGGCTACAAGAAGAGAACAACAAGCTCAAAGAGTTTTTAAACTCATCATATGTGAAGTCTTTAGAGGAAAAAACAAAg AAACTCCTTTCCAACTGCAAGGTTCCAGATGGTTCAAGACATCGAAAGAGAACTCATGGTGAATTCCGGAACCTGAGCCAGTTGCTTCACAGCGGCGAGGGGAAGCGGACCTGCCGCAATCTCTCGTTGGAGTTTTGCTCCGCTGAAGAGCTGGCGTCCACTCCACCTATAGACTCATGGATACTAGAGACTCTAGGTCTGCAGGACGAGAACACCGTCAACCCAGAACGCAGTTTCAACACCCCTTCTTTCAACTGTCCACTTCCTACAGAAGATCCTTACAGTACGACAAATGTAGACAATGCACTCAGCTTCAGTCCTAATGCAGAGACACGCTGCGAGTACAGCAGCATCATAGACTCACCCAGCAACTGCAGTTTGGACACCTCCAGTGGCTACAGCACCTCCCAGAGCTTGGGTTCAGATTATTCAACCCTTGACCCCTCAGCTCTATACACCGTCACATCTACAGGGTCACTGGTTAGCTCTCCACCAGCAATGACCACCGCTCAACACTTCACACCACCACGAGCTGCATCAACTCCTTATCGTCCTCAGGAAGTAAGCCCTGGTCCATACTACAGCACACCAGGCTGTGGTTCCTCCAGTCCACCAGGGGGCGAAAGTCAAGTTTTTTCCACACCTTGTATGTCCCGTAGCAGGACAGACTTGGCATTTAGCATGTCACTAAGTCCACAAAACAGCGTGAAGACACACAGTTTCCCTCAAGGACAAGCTTTCACACGCAGAGACGCACAAGGAGGATGGAACTTCACATGGGTTCCTAAACAATGTTCCTAG
- the LOC141285340 gene encoding NACHT, LRR and PYD domains-containing protein 3: MDQLEVKKPSSEQRERSASPCPSHESMGHPVNLKESSSEQRERSVSPCPSHESMRSDGSMGHPENLKESSAVSPLDKNREAVQSNLKSRFHCLHEGIATHSDIIPLNEIYTELYITEGESREINTEHEIKRIETVFRRGLTEYTPINLNDIFKPLPGQDKPIRTVLTKGVAGLGKTVSVQKFIVDWAEGKANQDIHLICPLPFRELNLLKEQTFSLQDLLQLFLDTKLDISPNECKIIFIFDGLDECCLSVDFQNSVRLCDVTESASVDVLLTNLIAGNLLPSALIWITSRPAAADLIPSECVHRVTEVRGFNDPQKEEYFRKRFKDQSLADRIISHLKSLRSLYIMCHIPVFCWISATVLEKVLSQAEIEEIPKTLTQMYTHFLIIQMRTMHEKAYDKNIQDIDMFLKLGKLAFQQLEKHNLIFYEEDLRECGIDMQEASVYSGLCTQIFTEKSGLFKGKVYCFVHLSIQEHLAALYVYLSFMNQNINVIDQPSLLPSILTFVRQGSISISDLYKTAVKKALQSTSGHLDIFLRFLLGFSLESNQTLLRGLLTQTGSISDSKEETVKFIKGKIKENPSPEKSINLFHCLNELNDHSLVEEIQHYLKSGSRIKNKLTASQWSAIVFVLLTSGQKLDVFDLNEYVGIHISPDERLQRLQPVLEASRTAIICEHNLTRKGIAVLVSVLISKTSCLRELNLSNSNIKDSKLTLLCTGLEKPQCQLEVLRLEFCGVSDKCCATLALALKSNPSHLKELDLSRNKLSNSGVKILFDELQNPRCKLEKLWMRLCDITGEGCAALASALKANSSHLRGLNLSGNKLGDLGMKFLADGLENPHCKLEIMRLRDCRISHEGCAALASALGSKPSHLKELDLSGNKFGDTGLQKLSGYLQNSECNLEMLRLDHCDITNEGCAALGSALKSNPSHLSELDLGWNHLGDSGVQPLFDALKNPNFKLGVLRLRGCRISEKGCAALASALKFNPSHLRELDLSGNSGVKKLFTALEKPDCKLEILRLEYCDLKDEGCADLASALRSNPSHLRELDLMQNDLRDSGMQRLSAMKDDPAYKLQKIQY, from the exons ATGGATCAACTCGAGGTTAAAAAGCCCAG TTCAGAGCAGCGTGAAAGATCAGCATCTCCATGTCCCAGTCATGAGTCCATGGGTCATCCAGTGAATTTAAAAGAATCCag TTCAGAGCAGCGTGAAAGATCAGTATCTCCATGTCCCAGTCATGAGTCCATGAGGAGTGATGGGTCCATGGGTCATCCAGAGAATTTAAAAGAATCCAG TGCTGTCTCCCCCCTTGATAAAAACCGAGAAGCAGTCCAGTCAAATCTCAAGAGCAGATTTCATTGTTTGCATGAAGGGATAGCAACACACAGTGACATCATACCTCTCAATGAGATCTACACTGAGCTCTACATTACAGAAGGTGAAAGCAGAGAGATCAATACTGAACATGAGATCAAACGGATTGAAACTGTATTTAGGAGAGGACTGACAGAATATACACCAATTAACCTGAATGACATCTTCAAACCCTTACCTGGACAAGATAAACCCATCAGAACTGTGCTGACTAAAGGAGTAGCTGGCcttggaaaaacagtctctgtgcaaaagtttatTGTGGACTGGGCTGAAGGAAAAGCAAATCAGGACATCCACCTCATATGTCCACTTCCTTTCAGAGAGCTCAATTTGTTGAAGGAGCAAACATTCAGTCTTCAAGATCTTCTACAACTTTTCCTGGACACAAAACTGGACATCTCTCCAAATGAATGTAAAATCATTTTCATCTTTGATGGTTTGGATGAGTGTTGTCTGTCTGTGGATTTTCAGAACAGTGTGAGGTTGTGTGATGTGACTGAATCCGCTTCAGTGGATGTGCTGCTGACTAACCTCATTGCAGGgaatctgcttccctctgctctcatctggatcacctccagaccagcagcagctgatctcATTCCCTCTGAGTGTGTTCATCGAGTGACAGAGGTACGGGGCTTCAATGACCCACAGAAGGAGGAATACTTCAGGAAGAGATTCAAAGATCAGAGTCTGGCCGACAGAATCATCTCACACTTGAAGTCATTAAGGAGCCTCTACAttatgtgccacatcccagtgttctgctggatctcagccacTGTTCTAGAGAAGGTGTTGAGTCAAGCAGAGATTGAAGAGATTCCAAAGACTCTtactcaaatgtacacacacttcctgatcATTCAGATGAGAACTATGCATGAGAAGGCCTATGATAAGAACATACAAGATATAGACATGTTTCTCAAACTGGGTAAACTAGCTTTTCAGCAGCTGGAAAAACATAATCTGATCTTCTACGAGGAAGACCTTAGAGAATGTGGCATTGACATGCAAGAAGCGTCTGTGTACTCAGGACTGTGCACTCAGATTTTCACAGAAAAATCAGGGCTGTTTAAGGGGAAAGTCTATTGTTTTGTTCATTTGAGCATTCAGGAACATCTTGCAGCTTTATATGTGTACCTCTCCTTTATGAATCAAAACATAAATGTGATAGACCAACCTAGTCTTCTACCCAGCATTCTGACTTTTGTTAGACAAGGTTCAATATCAATATCTGACCTCTATAAGACAGCAGTGAAGAAAGCTCTGCAGAGTACCAGTGGACATCTGGACATTTTTCTTCGCTTTTTACTAGGCTTCTCACTGGAATCCAATCAGACTCTCTTACGAGGCCTACTGACACAGACAGGAAGCATTTCTGACAGCAAAGAGGAAACAGTAAAGTTCATAAAGGGGAAGATCAAAGAGAATCCTTCTCCAGAGAAATCGATCAACCTGTTCCACTGCTTGAATGAACTTAATGATCATTCGCTAGTAGAGGAAATCCAGCATTATCTAAAATCAGGGTCAAGAATAAAAAACAAACTGACAGCCTCGCAGTGGTCAGCAATTGTCTTTGTATTGCTGACCTCAGGGCAAAAACTAGATGTGTTTGATTTAAATGAATATGTTGGGATACACATCTCACCAGATGAAAGACTTCAAAGGCTACAGCCAGTGCTTGAAGCCTCGAGAACagcaat AATTTGTGAGCATAACCTGACAAGAAAAGGCATTGCTGTTTTAGTTTCTGTTCTTATTTCAAAGACTTCGTGCCTGAGAGAGTTGAACCTGTCTAATAGTAATATAAAAGATTCAAAACTCACGTTACTCTGTACCGGACTGGAGAAACCTCAATGTCAGCTGGAAGTGCTGAG GCTGGAGTTTTGTGGTGTTTCTGATAAATGTTGTGCTACTCTGGCGTTGGCTTTGAAATCAAATCCCTCACACCTTAAAGAGCTAGATCTGTCCAGAAATAAACTTAGTAACTCGGGAGTGAAGATTCTGTTTGATGAATTGCAAAATCCTCGCTGTAAACTTGAGAAACTGTG GATGAGACTTTGTGATATCACAggtgaaggttgtgctgctctggcttcagctctgaaaGCAAACTCCTCACATTTGAGAGGGCTGAACCTGTCTGGGAATAAATTGGGAGACCTGGGAATGAAATTCCTTGCAGATGGACTTGagaatcctcactgtaaactggagataaTGAG GCTGAGGGATTGTAGGATCAGtcatgaaggttgtgctgctttGGCTTCAGCTCTGGGATCAAAGCCCTCACACCTGAAAGAGCTAGATCTTTCTGGAAATAAATTTGGAGACACTGGATTACAGAAATTATCAGGTTATCTTCAGAATTCTGAATGTAATCTTGAGATGCTCAG GTTAGACCATTGTGACATCACTAATGAGGGCTGTGCTGCTCTgggttcagctttgaaatcaaacccctcacacctgagtgAACTGGATCTAGGTTGGAACCACCTAGGTGACTCAGGTGTGCAGCCACTTTTTGATGCTTTGAAGAATCCAAACTTTAAATTGGGAGTTCTACG ACTGAGGGGTTGCAGAATTTCAGAGAAAGGTTGTGCTGCTCTAGCTTCAGCTCTAAAATTTAACCCCTCACACTTGAGAGAACTGGATCTGTCTGGAAATTCAGGGGTGAAAAAACTCTTTACAGCACTTGAAAAGCCTGACTGTAAACTGGAGATACTGCG TTTGGAATATTGTGATCTCaaagatgaaggttgtgctgatTTGGCATCAGCTTTGAGATcgaacccctcacacctgagagaactggatctgATGCAGAACGATCTAAGAGATTCAGGAATGCAACGGTTGTCTGCTATGAAAGATGACCCAGCGTATAAACTGCAGAAAATACAGTACTGA